In Microbacterium lushaniae, the following are encoded in one genomic region:
- a CDS encoding c-type cytochrome, giving the protein MAREKKRRSTGRRSPLAAAALIGIGLLVTGGLYAGATAAIAATEDESPANATLTVEDGKKLFQANCATCHGLDLQGSENGPSLYGVGELSVHFQVSTGRMPMQAQSPQAPQKPVQFTEEQIDAMAAFVQSTAPGPTYPEAEVLEGEGADLSHGAELFRINCAMCHNVAGAGGALTEGKYAPGLHTTTPLNMYAAMVTGPQNMPVFNDLNLTLEDKRDIIAYLVFLQEAESPGGYALGSLGPVSEGLFIWVFGIGSLIALTVWITAKSN; this is encoded by the coding sequence ATGGCACGTGAGAAGAAGCGACGCTCGACCGGCCGCCGGAGCCCCCTGGCCGCGGCCGCACTGATCGGTATCGGACTGCTCGTCACCGGCGGACTGTACGCCGGCGCGACGGCGGCCATCGCCGCCACCGAAGACGAATCCCCCGCCAACGCCACCCTCACGGTGGAAGACGGCAAGAAGCTGTTCCAGGCCAACTGCGCGACCTGCCACGGACTCGACCTCCAGGGCAGCGAGAACGGCCCGTCGCTGTACGGCGTCGGCGAGCTGTCGGTGCACTTCCAGGTGTCCACCGGCCGTATGCCGATGCAGGCGCAGTCGCCCCAGGCCCCGCAGAAGCCGGTGCAGTTCACCGAAGAGCAGATCGATGCGATGGCCGCCTTCGTGCAGTCGACCGCTCCCGGCCCGACCTACCCCGAGGCCGAGGTGCTCGAGGGTGAAGGCGCCGACCTGTCCCACGGTGCGGAGCTGTTCCGCATCAACTGCGCGATGTGCCACAACGTCGCCGGCGCGGGCGGTGCGCTGACCGAGGGCAAGTACGCCCCAGGCCTGCACACCACCACGCCGCTGAACATGTACGCGGCGATGGTCACCGGACCGCAGAACATGCCGGTCTTCAACGACTTGAACCTGACTCTCGAGGACAAGCGCGACATCATCGCGTACCTCGTCTTCCTGCAGGAGGCGGAGTCCCCCGGCGGTTACGCGCTCGGCTCGCTCGGCCCCGTCTCGGAGGGCCTGTTCATCTGGGTCTTCGGAATCGGCTCGCTGATCGCGCTCACCGTGTGGATCACGGCGAAATCCAACTGA
- a CDS encoding cytochrome c oxidase subunit 3 has protein sequence MGSVTTPATYPQALRSVKRPDPVAVGTIVWLGSEVMFFAGLFAIYFTLRSTSPELWAEETQLLNVPYATVNTIILVLSSVTCQMGVFAAERYQPYRTGGSPLKWGMVEWFYLTFALGAIFVSGQVWEYAQLVAEGMPITANPYASAFYLTTGFHALHVTGGLIAFLFVIGRAYAVKNFGRKEMTTSIVVSYYWHFVDVVWIALFLVIYFLK, from the coding sequence ATGGGGAGTGTGACCACGCCAGCGACATACCCCCAGGCCCTCCGGTCCGTGAAACGGCCCGACCCGGTCGCCGTTGGCACCATCGTCTGGCTGGGCAGCGAAGTGATGTTCTTCGCCGGCCTCTTCGCGATCTACTTCACACTGCGCAGCACCTCGCCTGAGCTGTGGGCCGAAGAGACCCAACTGCTGAACGTTCCCTACGCGACCGTCAACACGATCATCCTCGTGCTGTCCTCGGTCACGTGCCAGATGGGTGTCTTCGCGGCCGAGCGCTACCAGCCGTACCGCACCGGCGGCAGCCCCCTGAAGTGGGGCATGGTCGAGTGGTTCTACCTCACCTTCGCCCTGGGCGCGATCTTCGTGTCGGGTCAGGTGTGGGAGTACGCGCAGCTGGTCGCCGAGGGCATGCCCATCACGGCCAACCCGTACGCGTCGGCGTTCTACCTCACCACCGGGTTCCACGCACTGCACGTCACCGGCGGGCTCATCGCCTTCCTGTTCGTGATCGGCCGCGCGTACGCCGTCAAGAACTTCGGGCGCAAAGAGATGACCACCTCGATCGTCGTGTCCTACTACTGGCACTTCGTCGACGTCGTCTGGATCGCCCTGTTCCTCGTCATCTACTTCCTGAAATAG
- the trpD gene encoding anthranilate phosphoribosyltransferase, with product MAERYGWPELLTSLLGGEDLSVSESTWAMRRVMSGEATPSQLAGFLVALRAKGETVDEIVGFRDAILEAALPLPVPADVLDIVGTGGDRYGTVNVSSMAAIVAAASGVPVVKHGNRAASSSSGSSDVLAALGIDLALSPEAVAETLARTGITFAFAAAFHPGFRHAGPTRAELGVPTVFNFLGPLCNPARAEANAVGVAQLDRVPLITGVFRTRGATALVFRGDDGLDELTTTGHSRLWEISLGDVHEHDLDPRDLGIPLADIDDLLGGDPAHNAAVVRRVLAGDPGPVRDIVLLNAAAGIVAYRLFRDPAQAQQPIVERLAQARDEAAEAIDDGRAAAKLDAWVAATHELAG from the coding sequence ATGGCGGAGCGGTATGGGTGGCCCGAACTTCTCACGAGTCTTCTGGGCGGAGAAGACCTGAGCGTCTCGGAGTCGACGTGGGCGATGCGCCGCGTCATGAGCGGCGAGGCGACCCCGTCCCAGCTGGCCGGTTTCCTCGTCGCGCTGCGGGCCAAGGGCGAGACGGTGGATGAGATCGTGGGGTTCCGCGACGCGATCCTCGAGGCGGCGCTCCCGCTGCCCGTCCCCGCCGACGTGCTCGACATCGTCGGCACCGGCGGCGATCGTTACGGCACTGTGAACGTCTCGAGCATGGCGGCCATCGTCGCCGCCGCATCCGGTGTCCCCGTCGTCAAGCACGGCAACCGGGCGGCCAGTTCGTCGTCGGGCTCGTCGGACGTGCTCGCGGCGCTGGGCATCGACCTGGCGCTGAGCCCCGAGGCCGTCGCCGAGACGCTCGCCCGCACGGGCATCACGTTCGCCTTCGCCGCGGCGTTCCACCCCGGCTTCCGTCACGCGGGGCCCACGCGCGCAGAACTGGGCGTGCCCACCGTCTTCAACTTCCTCGGCCCCCTGTGCAACCCCGCCCGCGCCGAGGCCAACGCCGTGGGCGTGGCGCAGCTGGACCGCGTGCCGCTGATCACCGGCGTCTTCCGCACGCGCGGTGCGACGGCGCTGGTCTTCCGCGGCGACGACGGCCTGGACGAGCTGACCACGACGGGCCACAGCCGGCTGTGGGAGATCAGCCTCGGAGACGTGCACGAGCACGACCTCGACCCGCGGGATCTCGGCATCCCGCTGGCCGACATCGACGACCTGCTGGGCGGTGACCCTGCGCACAACGCCGCAGTCGTGCGCCGCGTCCTCGCCGGTGATCCGGGGCCCGTGCGCGACATCGTGCTGCTCAACGCCGCCGCCGGAATCGTGGCCTACCGGCTGTTCCGCGATCCCGCTCAGGCACAGCAGCCCATCGTGGAACGGCTCGCGCAGGCTCGCGACGAGGCGGCCGAGGCCATCGACGACGGCCGGGCCGCCGCGAAGCTGGACGCGTGGGTGGCGGCAACGCACGAGCTGGCAGGCTGA
- a CDS encoding PHP domain-containing protein produces MDPLDALTEIAYLLERERSSRYKSKAFRAAADAIAGLDDAQLRDPGLRRRKGIGESTYTVIQQALAGDVPEYLVVLREKAGVAGPSDLRAALRGDLHSHSDWSDGLTPIEAMVDSARRLGHEYLALTDHSPRLRVANGLSPERLREQLGVVAGLSGEGFALLSGIEVDILEDGALDQEPGLLDQLDVVVASAHSLLRMERAPMTRRFVAAVSSPHVDVLGHVTGRLVEGARGTRPQSTFDPVAVFEACAAHGVAVEINSRPERQDPPDDLLAIALEKGCLFAIDSDAHAPGQLSLLDYGAARAERAGVPAERIVTTWPLAKLREWLGRDR; encoded by the coding sequence GTGGACCCGCTCGACGCCCTCACCGAGATCGCGTATCTGCTCGAGCGGGAGCGGTCGAGCAGGTACAAGTCCAAGGCGTTCCGGGCCGCCGCAGACGCGATCGCCGGTCTCGACGACGCGCAGCTGCGGGATCCGGGTCTGCGCCGGCGCAAGGGCATCGGCGAGTCGACGTACACCGTCATCCAGCAGGCGCTGGCCGGCGACGTGCCGGAGTACCTCGTCGTCCTGCGTGAGAAGGCCGGTGTCGCGGGCCCCTCCGACCTGCGTGCCGCGCTCCGCGGCGACCTGCACAGCCACAGCGACTGGTCCGACGGGCTCACCCCCATCGAGGCGATGGTGGATTCCGCGCGGCGCCTGGGCCACGAGTACCTGGCTCTGACCGATCACTCGCCGCGGCTGCGCGTCGCCAACGGCCTGTCTCCCGAGCGGCTGCGAGAGCAGCTGGGCGTGGTGGCGGGTCTGAGCGGCGAGGGGTTCGCGCTGCTCAGCGGCATCGAGGTCGACATCCTCGAAGACGGGGCGCTCGACCAGGAGCCCGGCTTGCTGGACCAGCTGGATGTCGTCGTCGCGTCGGCGCATTCCCTGCTGCGGATGGAGCGTGCTCCCATGACCCGGCGATTCGTCGCCGCCGTCTCCAGCCCGCACGTGGATGTGCTGGGGCACGTCACGGGGCGGCTGGTCGAGGGTGCGCGGGGCACGCGCCCGCAGTCGACGTTCGACCCCGTGGCCGTGTTCGAGGCGTGCGCGGCGCACGGCGTCGCGGTGGAGATCAACTCCCGGCCCGAGCGCCAGGATCCGCCCGACGACCTGCTGGCGATCGCGCTGGAGAAGGGGTGCCTGTTCGCGATCGACTCCGACGCCCATGCTCCCGGACAGCTGTCGCTGCTGGACTACGGCGCGGCGCGCGCCGAGCGCGCCGGCGTTCCCGCCGAGCGCATCGTGACGACGTGGCCGCTGGCGAAGCTGCGGGAGTGGCTCGGCCGCGACCGGTGA
- a CDS encoding CynX/NimT family MFS transporter, with the protein MTSGRAPAAGRALPWLLIWGVLVAALSLRGPIVSPTPVLRDIERDLGLTPASVALLTTAPVLMFAILTPVAAFVIRRSGPERALLITLAGVLVGTVMRAVPGFGWMLAGTVVIGAAITIGNVVIPVIIRRDVPPPRVSLVTAAYVAMLNAGSLLTSLLTAPLAALTGWPVALLLWSLLTVAGILLWGAHLARWRRAGVDPDTRYSGEDPVRPVATDEIDPRTLTGPMPVISAHGGSFLRRPVPWLLLATFACQTFIYFGLTTWLPVISGDLLALDQTAAGALASIFQGAGIVGAFVVPLLTRVAPSWVTVAIISGSWLILTVGVLTAPSLMIVWLSIGAIGHSGGFVAIFSALVQGARSDSEAAGMSALVQGGGYAIGALAGPVLGALYAAVGDWSGALTLLIVVAVVYTVLLAASFIAVRRAAL; encoded by the coding sequence ATGACCTCCGGGCGTGCGCCTGCCGCCGGGCGGGCACTGCCGTGGCTGCTGATCTGGGGTGTGCTCGTCGCGGCGCTGAGCCTGCGCGGTCCCATCGTCTCGCCCACCCCCGTGCTGCGCGACATCGAACGCGACCTCGGCCTGACCCCCGCATCGGTTGCGCTGCTGACGACGGCGCCCGTGCTGATGTTCGCCATCCTGACCCCGGTGGCCGCGTTCGTGATCCGCCGCTCGGGGCCCGAACGGGCGCTCCTGATCACCCTCGCCGGCGTGCTCGTGGGGACGGTCATGCGGGCCGTGCCGGGTTTCGGGTGGATGCTGGCGGGCACGGTCGTGATCGGCGCCGCCATCACGATCGGCAATGTCGTCATCCCCGTCATCATCCGCCGCGACGTGCCGCCCCCGCGCGTGAGCCTGGTGACCGCCGCCTACGTGGCGATGCTCAACGCCGGGTCGCTGCTGACGTCGCTGCTGACCGCCCCGCTGGCCGCACTCACGGGGTGGCCGGTGGCGCTCCTGCTGTGGTCGCTGCTGACGGTGGCGGGCATCCTCCTGTGGGGCGCGCACCTCGCCCGATGGCGTCGCGCAGGCGTCGACCCCGACACGAGGTACTCCGGCGAGGACCCCGTGCGGCCGGTGGCGACCGACGAGATCGATCCGCGCACCCTCACCGGTCCCATGCCCGTGATCTCCGCACACGGCGGTTCGTTCCTGCGCCGCCCGGTGCCGTGGCTGCTCCTGGCGACCTTCGCGTGCCAGACGTTCATCTACTTCGGCCTCACCACGTGGCTGCCGGTGATCTCCGGCGATCTGCTCGCGCTGGATCAGACGGCTGCGGGTGCCCTGGCGTCGATCTTCCAGGGCGCGGGCATCGTCGGCGCGTTCGTGGTGCCGCTGCTGACGCGGGTCGCGCCGTCGTGGGTGACGGTGGCGATCATCAGCGGCAGCTGGCTCATCCTCACCGTTGGGGTGCTCACGGCGCCGTCGCTGATGATCGTGTGGCTGTCCATCGGCGCGATCGGTCACTCCGGCGGTTTCGTCGCAATCTTCAGCGCACTCGTGCAGGGCGCGCGCTCCGACAGTGAAGCCGCCGGCATGTCGGCCCTCGTGCAGGGCGGCGGCTACGCGATCGGGGCACTGGCCGGACCCGTGCTGGGCGCACTGTACGCGGCCGTCGGCGACTGGTCGGGGGCGCTGACGCTGCTGATCGTCGTGGCGGTGGTGTACACCGTCCTGCTGGCGGCGTCCTTCATCGCAGTCCGTCGCGCGGCCCTCTGA
- a CDS encoding 5'-3' exonuclease, producing MSSRSDKLLLLDSASLYFRAFYGVPDTVRSADGTPVNAVRGLLDIVAKLVSTYHPTHLVACWDDDWRPQWRVDLIPSYKTHRVAEVVAGSPDVEVVPDPLEAQVPIIREALDVLGIPIVGAAEHEADDVIGTLATRAGMPVDIVTGDRDLFQLIDDSRDVRVIYTARGMSNLEIVTDATVLAKYGVHAAQYADYAALRGDSSDGLPGVAGIGEKSAATLLTAHGDLAGIVAAAEAGEGMPAGQRAKILAGADYLRVAPTVVEVVRDLDLPAIDDRLPGVDDRRREAAEALAREWNLGSSMTRALAALAV from the coding sequence GTGTCCTCTCGGTCAGACAAGCTGCTCCTCCTCGACTCCGCGTCGCTGTACTTCCGGGCGTTCTACGGCGTGCCCGACACGGTCCGCTCGGCGGACGGCACCCCCGTCAACGCCGTACGGGGGCTCCTCGACATCGTGGCCAAGCTCGTGAGCACGTACCACCCGACGCACCTGGTGGCGTGCTGGGACGACGACTGGCGACCGCAGTGGCGGGTCGACCTCATCCCGAGCTACAAGACCCACCGCGTCGCCGAGGTGGTGGCGGGCTCGCCCGACGTGGAGGTCGTGCCCGACCCGCTGGAGGCGCAGGTCCCCATCATCCGCGAGGCGCTCGACGTCCTGGGGATCCCGATCGTCGGCGCCGCGGAGCACGAAGCCGACGACGTCATCGGAACTCTCGCCACGCGCGCCGGCATGCCCGTCGACATCGTCACCGGCGACCGCGACCTGTTCCAGCTCATCGACGACTCCCGCGACGTGCGCGTCATCTACACCGCGCGGGGTATGAGCAACCTCGAGATCGTCACGGATGCCACGGTCCTGGCCAAGTACGGCGTGCACGCCGCCCAGTACGCCGACTACGCCGCACTGCGAGGCGACAGCTCGGACGGGCTCCCCGGCGTCGCCGGCATCGGGGAGAAGTCGGCCGCCACACTCCTGACGGCGCACGGCGACCTCGCCGGCATCGTCGCAGCAGCCGAAGCGGGTGAGGGGATGCCGGCGGGTCAGCGCGCGAAGATCCTCGCCGGCGCCGACTACCTGAGGGTCGCCCCGACGGTCGTGGAGGTCGTGCGCGACCTGGACCTGCCGGCGATCGACGACCGGCTCCCGGGGGTGGACGACCGGCGTCGCGAGGCCGCCGAGGCGCTCGCCCGGGAATGGAACCTCGGCTCGTCCATGACCCGAGCCCTCGCCGCACTCGCCGTCTGA
- a CDS encoding alpha/beta fold hydrolase, which yields MRFIDTTDGSRIAVEIHDSPGAVPVVVVPGGPCRDPAYLGDLAGLARTRPLVILHPRGTPASGGLSRGWWTDADDLIQVADHLEAPAVDVIAHSAGTRLALAAAAQHPGRIRSLALVTPAAAWLTGTPHDGAALAAHRSEPEITRAFASMNGESPGDETTFQRALEAEAAAGYARWTPVERQHAGVGAMTWAASSAWFRDIPADAAARITASPLPPTFVLGGRDDLLSGVAPVRAYADALGAHLTLLDDCGHYPWIEQPAAFRAALGDWLARVSQ from the coding sequence GTGCGGTTCATCGACACGACCGACGGCTCCCGGATCGCCGTCGAGATCCACGACTCTCCCGGAGCCGTGCCGGTCGTCGTGGTACCCGGCGGCCCGTGCCGCGACCCCGCGTATCTCGGCGACCTCGCCGGCCTCGCCCGCACGCGGCCACTCGTCATCCTGCATCCCCGGGGCACCCCCGCATCCGGTGGACTGTCGCGCGGGTGGTGGACGGATGCGGACGACCTCATCCAGGTCGCCGACCACCTGGAGGCGCCGGCCGTAGACGTCATCGCGCACTCCGCCGGCACGCGGCTCGCGCTGGCGGCCGCCGCCCAGCATCCCGGCCGCATCCGATCGCTGGCGCTGGTGACCCCGGCCGCCGCGTGGCTGACGGGGACACCGCACGACGGCGCGGCGTTGGCGGCGCACCGCAGCGAGCCGGAGATCACCCGCGCATTCGCGTCGATGAACGGGGAATCACCCGGCGACGAGACCACATTCCAGCGTGCGCTCGAGGCCGAAGCGGCAGCCGGGTATGCCCGCTGGACGCCGGTCGAGCGCCAGCACGCCGGAGTCGGTGCCATGACATGGGCGGCGTCGTCGGCGTGGTTCCGCGACATCCCGGCCGATGCGGCCGCGCGCATCACGGCCTCTCCCCTGCCACCGACGTTCGTGCTCGGTGGCCGCGACGACCTCCTCAGCGGCGTCGCACCCGTCCGCGCCTATGCCGATGCGCTCGGCGCCCACCTGACGCTGCTGGATGACTGCGGCCACTATCCGTGGATCGAGCAGCCCGCGGCCTTCCGCGCCGCCCTGGGCGACTGGCTCGCCCGCGTCTCGCAGTAG
- a CDS encoding nucleoside deaminase: MTLATALSATLPDWLVADLPNLPETLPTLEDRMDLVNALADRNWRAGNGGPFAAIVVEAESGRLVSAGVNVVLSSGLSSQHAEVTAIGLAQTALGRWDLGASGADLQLVVNWRPCVMCYGATMWSGVRSLVVAGEGPELESLSGFDEGPVVADWIAQFEARGIRVITDVRRDEAVRVFADYGAADAVVYNARGAVT, encoded by the coding sequence ATGACCCTTGCCACCGCTCTCTCCGCCACGCTCCCCGACTGGCTCGTCGCCGACCTGCCGAACCTGCCGGAGACCCTGCCCACGCTCGAAGACCGCATGGACCTCGTCAACGCGCTCGCCGACCGCAACTGGCGCGCCGGCAACGGCGGTCCGTTCGCGGCGATCGTGGTGGAGGCCGAGTCGGGGCGGCTCGTGTCGGCGGGCGTCAACGTCGTGCTGAGCTCGGGGCTCAGCTCCCAGCACGCCGAGGTGACGGCGATCGGCCTGGCCCAGACCGCGCTCGGGCGGTGGGACCTGGGCGCCTCGGGCGCCGACCTGCAGCTCGTGGTCAACTGGCGCCCGTGCGTCATGTGTTACGGCGCGACGATGTGGAGCGGCGTCCGCTCGCTCGTCGTGGCCGGTGAGGGCCCCGAGCTCGAGTCGCTCAGCGGGTTCGACGAGGGACCGGTCGTCGCCGACTGGATCGCGCAGTTCGAAGCCCGCGGCATCCGCGTCATCACCGACGTGCGGCGCGACGAGGCAGTGCGGGTCTTCGCCGACTACGGTGCGGCGGACGCCGTCGTCTACAACGCTCGCGGCGCAGTCACCTGA
- a CDS encoding YchJ family protein — MSFGAASAARAGDGAPCPCGSGAAFGSCCGPLLAGDPAPTPERLMRSRYTAFVVRDAAHLERTWHPRTRPADAVQLDPDVQWTGLEIVDASSDADADADADAGVVEFRASWRDGTSRGVLHERSRFARRGGRWLYLDGDVAAE, encoded by the coding sequence ATGTCGTTCGGTGCCGCCTCCGCTGCGCGCGCGGGTGACGGCGCGCCGTGCCCGTGCGGAAGCGGCGCGGCGTTCGGCTCATGCTGCGGGCCGCTCCTGGCCGGCGATCCTGCGCCGACCCCCGAACGGCTGATGCGCTCGCGATACACGGCGTTCGTCGTGCGGGATGCGGCGCACCTCGAGCGCACGTGGCATCCGCGCACGCGTCCTGCCGACGCGGTGCAGCTCGACCCCGACGTGCAGTGGACGGGCCTGGAGATCGTGGATGCGTCGTCCGACGCCGACGCCGACGCCGACGCCGACGCCGGTGTCGTGGAGTTCCGCGCCTCGTGGCGTGACGGCACCTCACGCGGGGTGCTGCACGAGCGCAGCCGGTTCGCCCGGCGCGGCGGACGCTGGCTGTATCTCGACGGCGACGTCGCCGCGGAATAG
- a CDS encoding NAD(P)-binding domain-containing protein, with amino-acid sequence MDTDALREVDVAVLGAGQAGLSAAYHLRRRGFSPVTQAADAATFVVLDGEAAPGGAWQHRWASLRMATVNGIHELPGFPVPPADPDAPAREVLPPYFAEYERRFALDVQRPVAVRAVRPADDDPRGRLLVETDHGAWSARYIVNATGTWTRPFWPHYPGQERFRGRQLHTADYVSADEFAGQRVIVVGAGISGVQLLEEISHVATTFWMTRREPEWIEEDFDIPARLAAIAGVEERVRQGLPPGSVISVTGMHWTPWAERARDRGVLERLPMFTRIEEDGVRMPDGSFLAADVILWATGFRPALDHLAPLHLRTPEGGFRVGDSRSLDDPRVFFIGYGPSASTVGANRAGRTVAAAIAAEPVGVDA; translated from the coding sequence ATGGACACCGACGCGCTCCGCGAGGTCGATGTCGCCGTCCTGGGGGCGGGACAGGCCGGCCTCTCCGCCGCCTACCACCTGCGTCGGCGCGGGTTCTCCCCGGTGACGCAGGCGGCGGATGCTGCGACCTTCGTGGTGCTCGACGGCGAGGCCGCGCCCGGCGGCGCGTGGCAGCACCGCTGGGCGTCGCTGCGGATGGCCACGGTCAACGGCATCCACGAGCTGCCGGGCTTCCCGGTGCCGCCGGCCGACCCGGACGCACCCGCGCGCGAGGTGCTGCCGCCGTATTTCGCCGAGTACGAGCGGCGGTTCGCACTCGACGTGCAGCGTCCCGTCGCCGTCCGCGCCGTCCGTCCCGCCGACGACGACCCGCGCGGGAGACTCCTCGTGGAGACCGACCACGGCGCGTGGTCGGCTCGCTACATCGTCAACGCCACCGGCACCTGGACCCGCCCGTTCTGGCCGCACTACCCCGGCCAGGAGCGGTTCCGCGGCCGCCAGCTGCACACCGCCGACTACGTCTCGGCCGACGAGTTCGCCGGGCAGCGGGTGATCGTGGTGGGCGCAGGCATCTCCGGCGTGCAACTGCTGGAGGAGATCTCCCACGTCGCGACGACCTTCTGGATGACCCGGCGCGAACCCGAGTGGATCGAGGAGGACTTCGACATTCCCGCGCGGCTGGCCGCAATCGCCGGTGTGGAGGAGCGCGTTCGTCAGGGCCTACCGCCGGGCAGCGTCATCTCGGTCACGGGCATGCACTGGACCCCGTGGGCCGAGCGTGCGCGCGATCGCGGGGTGTTGGAACGCCTGCCGATGTTCACCCGCATCGAGGAGGACGGCGTGCGCATGCCGGACGGATCGTTCCTCGCCGCCGACGTGATCCTGTGGGCCACCGGCTTCCGCCCCGCACTGGACCACCTCGCACCGTTGCACCTGCGCACGCCCGAGGGCGGATTCCGCGTCGGCGACTCGCGCTCGCTCGACGATCCCCGCGT